Proteins encoded by one window of Musa acuminata AAA Group cultivar baxijiao chromosome BXJ2-9, Cavendish_Baxijiao_AAA, whole genome shotgun sequence:
- the LOC135621899 gene encoding bidirectional sugar transporter SWEET12-like: protein MLVITIENPLATAAGLAGNILSFLVVLAPMPTFYKIYKKKSTEEFGSVPYMVGLFSAMMWIYYGALTMDFLLLSINVGASLIETAYLILFLIYAPAKPRAFTLKLVSLFNVGAYGSVVLFTMLFLRGGRRTNIAGWICASFAFGCFVAPLSIIKQVIRTKSVEYMPISLSFFLTVSAIAWLSYGLLLGDLHVALPNVVGFLFGVAQIIIYLVYKNAKKDDTKTKLGNQPAEAMATAVTSGSDIELPEKMSTPQAEV from the exons ATGCTGGTCATCACCATCGAGAACCCTTTGGCTACGGCAGCTGGCCTCGCCG GAAATATTCTATCTTTTCTGGTGGTTTTGGCACCCAT GCCAACATTCTACAAGATCTACAAGAAGAAATCAACAGAAGAGTTTGGTTCGGTGCCATACATGGTGGGCTTGTTCAGTGCCATGATGTGGATTTATTATGGTGCCCTTACAATGGATTTCCTGCTGCTCTCCATCAATGTTGGAGCTTCCCTTATCGAGACGGCCTATCTCATACTGTTCCTGATTTATGCCCCGGCGAAGCCCAGG GCCTTCACGCTGAAGCTGGTATCCCTATTCAATGTTGGCGCCTACGGTTCGGTCGTCCTCTTCACCATGCTATTTCTCCGGGGAGGACGACGAACCAACATCGCCGGCTGGATCTGTGCCTCCTTCGCCTTCGGCTGTTTTGTGGCTCCGCTATCCATTATA AAGCAGGTGATAAGAACGAAGAGCGTGGAGTACATGCCGATCTCACTCTCCTTCTTCCTCACCGTGTCTGCAATTGCATGGCTCAGCTACGGTCTCCTTCTCGGCGATCTGCACGTAGCg CTTCCCAATGTGGTGGGGTTCTTGTTCGGGGTAGCCCAAATCATCATTTACCTCGTCTACAAGAACGCGAAGAAGGATGATACGAAGACCAAGCTCGGCAACCAGCCCGCGGAAGCCATGGCTACAGCAGTGACTTCAGGCTCCGACATCGAACTCCCTGAGAAGATGAGCACTCCACAAGCCGAGGTGTAG
- the LOC103998240 gene encoding xylose isomerase: MEIKRTLLLFSLALVLSSVIAEGPHTCPANLEAKCDGGSSDGWEGEFFPGIPKIKYEGPTSKNPLSYKWYNAEEEILGKKMKDWLRFSVAFWHTFRGTGADPFGAPTKSWPWEDGTNSVAMAKRRMRAHFEFMDKLGVDRWCFHDRDIAPDGKTLAETNANLDEVVALAKELQEGTKIKPLWGTAQLFLHPRYMHGAATSSEVGVYAYAAAQVKKAIEVTHYLGGENYVFWGGREGYQSLLNTDMQRELDHLARFLQAAVDYKKKIGFNGTLLIEPKPQEPTKHQYDWDAATAFAFLQKYGLIGEFKLNIECNHATLSGHSCHHELETARINGLLGNIDANTGDPQIGWDTDQFLTDIGEATLVMLSVVRNGGLAPGGFNFDAKLRRESTDVEDMFIAHISGMDTLARGLRNVKKLNEDGSLAELVRKRYQSFDTEIGSLIEAGKADFETLEKQAMEWDEPSVPSGKQELAEMIFQSAL; this comes from the exons ATGGAGATAAAGCGGACTCTGCTGCTGTTCTCCTTGGCCTTGGTCCTATCATCTGTT ATTGCAGAAGGTCCACATACATGCCCAGCTAATCTCGAGGCCAAGTGTGATGGTGGTTCTTCAGATGGCTGGGAAGGCGAGTTCTTCCCCGGCATTCCAAAAATCAAATATGAA GGTCCAACCAGCAAAAATCCACTTTCTTATAAGTGGTATAATGCTGAGGAAGAGATACTTGGAAAGAAAATGAAG GATTGGTTGCGATTTAGTGTTGCCTTTTGGCACACCTTTCGTGGGACTGGTGCTGATCCTTTTGGTGCCCCAACAAAATCATGGCCATGGGAGGATGGTACAAATTCTGTAGCCATGGCCAAAAGACGAA TGAGAGCACACTTTGAATTCATGGACAAACTTGGAGTTGATAGGTGGTGTTTTCACGATAGAGATATAGCTCCAGATGGTAAAACACTTGCG GAAACTAATGCAAACTTGGATGAAGTGGTAGCTCTTGCCAAGGAACTTCAG GAGGGAACTAAAATTAAACCTTTGTGGGGCACAGCGCAACTTTTCTTGCATCCTCGCTACATGCATGGAGCAGCTACTAG CTCAGAGGTTGGAGTTTACGCTTATGCGGCTGCTCAAGTCAAGAAGGCCATTGAG GTAACACACTACCTAGGAGGAGAGAACTATGTTTTTTGGGGTGGACGTGAAGGGTATCAGTCACTTCTTAACACTGATATGCAAAGAGAGCTTGATCACTTG GCAAGATTTCTTCAAGCTGCTGTTGATTACAAGAAGAAGATAGGGTTCAATG GAACTCTGCTGATTGAGCCCAAACCACAAGAACCTACAAAGCACCA ATATGACTGGGATGCTGCAACGGCCTTTGCTTTCCTTCAAAAGTATGGCCTTATAG GAGAGTTCAAGCTGAATATTGAATGTAACCATGCTACTTTGTCTGGTCATAG CTGTCATCATGAGCTTGAAACTGCAAGGATAAATGGATTACTTGGAAATATCGATGCAAATACTGGTGATCCTCAGATTG GTTGGGACACAGATCAGTTCCTTACAGACATTGGAGAGGCAACCTTAGTTATGTTAAGTGTTGTGAGAAAT GGAGGACTTGCACCTGGTGGATTTAACTTTGATGCAAAACT GCGGAGAGAGAGCACTGATGTTGAGGACATGTTCATTGCTCATATTTCTGGAATGGACACATTAGCCCGTGGACTCCGAAATGTTAAAAAATTAAACGAG GATGGTTCCCTGGCAGAGCTTGTCCGCAAGCGATACCAAAGTTTTGACACAGAGATTGGGTCTTTAATTGAG GCTGGCAAAGCCGACTTCGAGACACTTGAAAAGCAGGCCATGGAATGGGATGAACCTTCTGTTCCATCCGGAAAGCAG GAACTCGCGGAGATGATATTCCAATCTGCACTGTAG
- the LOC135623171 gene encoding probable GTP-binding protein OBGC1, chloroplastic isoform X1: MATAAFALSSLRFRPLSAAGVRPKAGSPKRPSRPKPNLKSRKVSGGPPSYRFSSGGGGEATTYTRLPPKGDFSLDPSVVPFSSATSGEIRLRESPVPALNSSKEKPSDRHRSRGYDKKAKGSFSVEVIEDELLTFEPDGKFSLDPSLGFHARGSGEFRVQQDIEGSDDEFLEFESDEDEVIVGYGSTHPEVEASDLDLESESDGELEGYLDGDNEFGNGEVKEKGVPAIMRCFDSAKIYVKAGNGGNGVVAFRREKFVPFGGPSGGDGGKGGDVYVEVDGAMNSLLPFRKNVHFRAGRGGHGQGRKQAGAKGEDVVVKVAPGTVIREAFKGGMLGEVLLELMHPGQRALLLPGGRGGRGNASFKSGTNKVPKIAENGEEGAEMWLDLELKLVADVGIVGAPNAGKSTLLSAISAAQPTIANYPFTTLLPNLGVVSLDFDATMVVADLPGLLEGAHRGFGLGHEFLRHAERCSVLVHVVDGSGLQPEYEFDAVRLELELFSPGLAEKPYIVVYNKMDLPEAYESWDSFEEHLQARGIQPFCSSAMNRQGTHDIVVAAYELLREERKSKRESEEWTGPLNLNHVADTIQKQRSSSMNEFEIFYDSSSNTWHVDGAGLQRFVQMTNWQYLESLRRFQHVLEACGVNKSLIKRGIKEGDTVIISEMEMVWHDEIEKNDSSSVRKRAIGSVKWPQLY; the protein is encoded by the exons ATGGCGACCGCCGCATTCGCCCTCTCCTCCCTCCGCTTCCGTCCTCTCTCCGCCGCCGGGGTTCGCCCTAAGGCCGGAAGCCCTAAAAGGCCATCTCGTCCCAAGCCTAACCTCAAGTCCCGGAAGGTCTCCGGCGGCCCGCCGTCCTACCGCTTCTCGAGCGGCGGCGGTGGGGAGGCCACGACCTACACTCGCCTCCCTCCCAAGGGCGACTTCTCCCTCGATCCATCCGTCGTTCCGTTCTCCTCAGCGACCTCCGGTGAAATTAGGTTGCGTGAGTCGCCGGTTCCGGCTTTAAATTCTTCTAAGGAAAAGCCTTCGGACCGTCATCGAAGTAGAGGCTacgataagaaggctaaaggttcGTTCTCTGTGGAAGTGATCGAAGATGAGTTGTTGACGTTTGAACCCGATGGCAAGTTCTCCCTCGATCCATCCCTCGGATTCCACGCACGAGGCTCGGGCGAGTTTAGGGTCCAACAG GACATCGAGGGAAGCGACGACGAATTTTTGGAGTTCGAATCGGATGAAGATGAGGTTATTGTGGGGTATGGATCCACGCATCCAGAGGTTGAGGCCTCGGATTTGGATTTAGAGTCTGAATCCGATGGGGAGTTGGAGGGTTATCTTGATGGAGACAATGAGTTTGGGAATGGAGAAGTGAAGGAGAAGGGGGTTCCTGCGATTATGAGATGCTTTGATAGCGCGAAGATATATGTGAAGGCCGGGAATGGAGGGAATGGAGTTGTGGCATTTAGACGTGAGAAATTTGTGCCTTTTGGCGGTCCATCAGGAGGAGATGGAGGGAAGGGAGGAGATGTGTATGTGGAGGTCGATGGGGCAATGAATTCTTTACTCCCATTCCGTAAAAATGTGCACTTCAGGGCTGGGAGAGGTGGGCACGGCCAGGGAAGGAAGCAGGCTGGGGCGAAGGGAGAGGATGTGGTTGTGAAGGTGGCACCTGGAACTGTGATCAGAGAGGCCTTCAAAGGAGGTATGCTGGGTGAGGTGTTGCTGGAGTTAATGCACCCTGGACAGCGGGCACTGCTCTTACCTGGTGGGCGGGGTGGGAGAGGAAATGCATCTTTCAAATCAGGGACTAATAAGGTACCAAAGATTGCAGAAAATGGAGAAGAGGGCGCCGAAAT GTGGTTGGATCTGGAGCTGAAGCTTGTAGCTGATGTTGGAATTGTGGGTGCTCCAAATGCTGGAAAAAGCACTCTCTTAAGTGCTATTAGCGCTGCTCAGCCAACCATCGCCAATTATCCCTTTACAACTTTGCTTCCTAATCTGGGAGTAGTTTCATTAGATTTTGATGCCACGATGGTGGTTGCAGATCTACCAGGTTTGCTTGAAGGTGCTCACAGGGGATTTGGCTTAGGTCATGAGTTCCTAAGACATGCTGAAAGATGTTCTGTCTTG GTGCATGTTGTTGATGGTTCAGGGCTCCAGCCAGAGTATGAATTTGATGCAGTTAGATTGGAACTGGAATTATTTAGCCCAGGGCTCGCAGAGAAGCCGTATATTGTTGTATATAACAAAATGGACCTTCCAGAAGCATATGAGAGCTGGGATTCATTCGAGGAACATCTGCAAGCTCGTGGAATCCAGCCTTTCTGTAGTAGTGCAATGAATAGACAGGGGACACATGATATTGTGGTTGCTGCCTATGAACTTCTAAGGGAAGAAAGGAAATCAAAAAGGGAATCTGAAG AGTGGACTGGTCCATTGAATCTAAATCATGTTGCCGACACCATACAAAAGCAACGAAGCTCTTCCATGAATGAATTTGAAATCTTTTACGATAGCAGCTCTAATACATGGCATGTAGATGGGGCTGGATTACAACGTTTTGTTCAAATGACAAATTGGCA GTATTTGGAGTCTTTGAGAAGATTTCAGCATGTTTTGGAGGCATGTGGCGTGAACAAATCTCTAATTAAACGTGGAATTAAAGAAGGGGACACAGTCATCATATCAGAG ATGGAAATGGTGTGGCATGATGAAATTGAAAAAAATGATTCATCGAGCGTGAGAAAACGAGCAATTGGTTCTGTAAAATGGCCGCAATTGTATTAG
- the LOC135623171 gene encoding probable GTP-binding protein OBGC1, chloroplastic isoform X2, producing MASSPSIHPSDSTHEARASLGSNSSIFVQDIEGSDDEFLEFESDEDEVIVGYGSTHPEVEASDLDLESESDGELEGYLDGDNEFGNGEVKEKGVPAIMRCFDSAKIYVKAGNGGNGVVAFRREKFVPFGGPSGGDGGKGGDVYVEVDGAMNSLLPFRKNVHFRAGRGGHGQGRKQAGAKGEDVVVKVAPGTVIREAFKGGMLGEVLLELMHPGQRALLLPGGRGGRGNASFKSGTNKVPKIAENGEEGAEMWLDLELKLVADVGIVGAPNAGKSTLLSAISAAQPTIANYPFTTLLPNLGVVSLDFDATMVVADLPGLLEGAHRGFGLGHEFLRHAERCSVLVHVVDGSGLQPEYEFDAVRLELELFSPGLAEKPYIVVYNKMDLPEAYESWDSFEEHLQARGIQPFCSSAMNRQGTHDIVVAAYELLREERKSKRESEEWTGPLNLNHVADTIQKQRSSSMNEFEIFYDSSSNTWHVDGAGLQRFVQMTNWQYLESLRRFQHVLEACGVNKSLIKRGIKEGDTVIISEMEMVWHDEIEKNDSSSVRKRAIGSVKWPQLY from the exons ATGGCAAGTTCTCCCTCGATCCATCCCTCGGATTCCACGCACGAGGCTCGGGCGAGTTTAGGGTCCAACAG TTCGATATTTGTGCAGGACATCGAGGGAAGCGACGACGAATTTTTGGAGTTCGAATCGGATGAAGATGAGGTTATTGTGGGGTATGGATCCACGCATCCAGAGGTTGAGGCCTCGGATTTGGATTTAGAGTCTGAATCCGATGGGGAGTTGGAGGGTTATCTTGATGGAGACAATGAGTTTGGGAATGGAGAAGTGAAGGAGAAGGGGGTTCCTGCGATTATGAGATGCTTTGATAGCGCGAAGATATATGTGAAGGCCGGGAATGGAGGGAATGGAGTTGTGGCATTTAGACGTGAGAAATTTGTGCCTTTTGGCGGTCCATCAGGAGGAGATGGAGGGAAGGGAGGAGATGTGTATGTGGAGGTCGATGGGGCAATGAATTCTTTACTCCCATTCCGTAAAAATGTGCACTTCAGGGCTGGGAGAGGTGGGCACGGCCAGGGAAGGAAGCAGGCTGGGGCGAAGGGAGAGGATGTGGTTGTGAAGGTGGCACCTGGAACTGTGATCAGAGAGGCCTTCAAAGGAGGTATGCTGGGTGAGGTGTTGCTGGAGTTAATGCACCCTGGACAGCGGGCACTGCTCTTACCTGGTGGGCGGGGTGGGAGAGGAAATGCATCTTTCAAATCAGGGACTAATAAGGTACCAAAGATTGCAGAAAATGGAGAAGAGGGCGCCGAAAT GTGGTTGGATCTGGAGCTGAAGCTTGTAGCTGATGTTGGAATTGTGGGTGCTCCAAATGCTGGAAAAAGCACTCTCTTAAGTGCTATTAGCGCTGCTCAGCCAACCATCGCCAATTATCCCTTTACAACTTTGCTTCCTAATCTGGGAGTAGTTTCATTAGATTTTGATGCCACGATGGTGGTTGCAGATCTACCAGGTTTGCTTGAAGGTGCTCACAGGGGATTTGGCTTAGGTCATGAGTTCCTAAGACATGCTGAAAGATGTTCTGTCTTG GTGCATGTTGTTGATGGTTCAGGGCTCCAGCCAGAGTATGAATTTGATGCAGTTAGATTGGAACTGGAATTATTTAGCCCAGGGCTCGCAGAGAAGCCGTATATTGTTGTATATAACAAAATGGACCTTCCAGAAGCATATGAGAGCTGGGATTCATTCGAGGAACATCTGCAAGCTCGTGGAATCCAGCCTTTCTGTAGTAGTGCAATGAATAGACAGGGGACACATGATATTGTGGTTGCTGCCTATGAACTTCTAAGGGAAGAAAGGAAATCAAAAAGGGAATCTGAAG AGTGGACTGGTCCATTGAATCTAAATCATGTTGCCGACACCATACAAAAGCAACGAAGCTCTTCCATGAATGAATTTGAAATCTTTTACGATAGCAGCTCTAATACATGGCATGTAGATGGGGCTGGATTACAACGTTTTGTTCAAATGACAAATTGGCA GTATTTGGAGTCTTTGAGAAGATTTCAGCATGTTTTGGAGGCATGTGGCGTGAACAAATCTCTAATTAAACGTGGAATTAAAGAAGGGGACACAGTCATCATATCAGAG ATGGAAATGGTGTGGCATGATGAAATTGAAAAAAATGATTCATCGAGCGTGAGAAAACGAGCAATTGGTTCTGTAAAATGGCCGCAATTGTATTAG